A stretch of Carassius auratus strain Wakin unplaced genomic scaffold, ASM336829v1 scaf_tig00216111, whole genome shotgun sequence DNA encodes these proteins:
- the LOC113097106 gene encoding GTPase IMAP family member 2-like produces MRRGSMSHPPQFSELNIVLWGPTGAGKSASGNTILGGDRETFEEHHHFTSETKTCASAQTVVDRRAITVIDTAVKITDVQTQIEQIVQNTPLDVFLLVIKLGETFTKEKHQAVKSVQEKLGAKVLKHTIVLFTHADQLHESVEDHLGDCEALRSVVHQCSGGFHVFNNKDGDRAQVTELLEKMESLRRRNGDRRYTEHDYKRTRRDLWLKKCDVFVAIALAAATVLVLAGAVLREGAGAVDGGAALERADVRRSAGVGEAAMMMASAAPRPEPAGLLGAAGGAALLAVAACAGLYFLARKYLSRGNDKSD; encoded by the exons ATGAGGCGAGGAAGCATGTCTCATCCTCCACAGT TCTCAGAGCTCAATATTGTGCTGTGGGGTCCGACTGGAGCAGGGAAGAGTGCCTCAGGAAACACCATCCTGGGTGGAGACAGAGAGACATTCGAGGAACATCATCATTTTACATCTGAGACCAAAACCTGTGCATCAGCACAAACAGTGGTGGACAGACGAGCGATCACTGTGATCGACACCgctgtgaagattacagatgtgCAGACACAAATAGAGCAGATAGTACAGAACACACCGCTCGATGTGTTTCTGCTGGTGATCAAACTGGGTGAGACGTTCACCAAGGAGAAACACCAAGCTGTGAAGAGCGTCCAGGAGAAGCTTGGAGCCAAGGTCTTGAAACACACAATAGTGCTCTTCACTCACGCGGATCAGTTACACGAGTCAGTCGAAGATCATCTGGGAGACTGTGAAGCGCTGCGGTCAGTAGTCCATCAGTGTTCAGGAGGGTTTCATGTGTTTAATAACAAGGATGGAGATCGAGCTCAAGTCACCGAGCTTCTGGAGAAGATGGAGTCTCTGAGGAGGAGGAATGGAGACAGGAGATACACTGAGCACGACTACAAGAGGACTCGGAGAGATCTCTGGCTCAAGAAGTGTGACGTCTTCGTAGCGATAGCTTTAGCAGCAGCAACAGTGTTAGTTTTAGCTGGAGCAGTATTAAGAGAAGGAGCTGGAGCTGTAGACGGAGGAGCAGCGTTAGAAAGAGCAGATGTGCGGAGATCTGCAGGAGTTGGAGAAGCAGCGATGATGATGGCCTCGGCTGCTCCACGACCAGAACCAGCAGGGTTACTGGGAGCAGCGGGAGGTGCAGCTCTTCTGGCGGTCGCAGCTTGTGCTGGACTCTACTTTCTGGCAAGAAAATATCTCTCTAGAGGAAATGATAAGAGTGACTAA